The DNA window ATGTGATTCTTTGCAATGTAACAACCTTTACTCACACGAGTGTTCTCCAGAGAACCAATGCAGTTACAACTATGGCTATGCAGATAATTCTGTTACTCAAGGAGTTCTTGCACAAGAAACAGTTACCTTAACATCAAACACAAATGAACCAGTTGACCTTAAAAACATTCTTATTGGTTGTGGACATAACGACACGGGAACTTTCAATGACCATGAAATGGGTATAATTGGTCTTGGAAGAGGACCAGTGTCACTCATTTCTCAAATAGGTCCTTTATTTGGAGGAAAAAAGTTTTCTCAGTGTTTGGTTCCATTTCACACTGATATTAAAATTGCAAGCAAAATGAGTTTTGGAAAAGGTAGTGAAGTATCTGGGGAAGGTGTGGTTATCACACCTATGATTACAACACAAGACCCAACATCATATTTAGTTACATTAAAAGGTATTAGTGTGGAAGATACATATCTTCCTTATAATACTAAAAAGGGTAACATAATGGTGGATTCAGGGACACCACCGATTTATTTACCTAATGATTTCTTTATTAAAGTGGCTAATGAAGTTAGAAACAGGGTTTCAATGGAACCTATTACGGATGATCCAAGCTTGGGTACTCAACTTTGTTATCAAACAAACACTAATCTTGATGGGCCCAATCTAACATTCCATTTTGAAGATGCAGATATAGTTTTAACACCAATCCAAACCTTTGTTCCACCAAAAGATGGTGTTTTCTGCTTGGCAATATATAACCAAACTGAAGAGGTAGGAATTTATGGTAATTTTGCACAATCAAATTACTTGATTGGGTTTGATATAGAAAAAGAGTTGATTTCTTTCAAGCCAACAGATTGCACCCAACAATAGAGGCCAATCAAATTCAAGTCAGTATAAGAGTTTTTTATAGTCGATATTTTGTTTATCTTGTTTTAATAATGAATTGTGGTTTAAGAGGATGAGAATAATATTTGGGtttagtttttgttttctttatatttattGTGAATGTTGTAATCTCTTTATGGTTTAAGGGGA is part of the Vicia villosa cultivar HV-30 ecotype Madison, WI linkage group LG2, Vvil1.0, whole genome shotgun sequence genome and encodes:
- the LOC131650372 gene encoding aspartic proteinase CDR1-like — protein: MILVGYYFTGGYKLYDVTNRRAVIIRDVVFDEIKQLQHPIAGYHKVVTAYSTKETYRKQENMGYFPSFYSYLAIILLCVHLFHISFIATQNDGFTIKLFRKTSSKYISNIVQAPIHAHIGQHLMEVYIGTPPIKISGITDTGSDLIWTNCVPCDGCYKQINPLFDPRKSSSYTNVSCDSLQCNNLYSHECSPENQCSYNYGYADNSVTQGVLAQETVTLTSNTNEPVDLKNILIGCGHNDTGTFNDHEMGIIGLGRGPVSLISQIGPLFGGKKFSQCLVPFHTDIKIASKMSFGKGSEVSGEGVVITPMITTQDPTSYLVTLKGISVEDTYLPYNTKKGNIMVDSGTPPIYLPNDFFIKVANEVRNRVSMEPITDDPSLGTQLCYQTNTNLDGPNLTFHFEDADIVLTPIQTFVPPKDGVFCLAIYNQTEEVGIYGNFAQSNYLIGFDIEKELISFKPTDCTQQ